One genomic region from Esox lucius isolate fEsoLuc1 chromosome 24, fEsoLuc1.pri, whole genome shotgun sequence encodes:
- the LOC105006500 gene encoding F-box/WD repeat-containing protein 7 isoform X2, translating into MGFYGSLKLIFYKMKRKLDHGPDIRPFHSGKKHCKGPDYLSPSSLVPFQTTPTTFGDLRAANGHSAQRRRVTSGPPPSGLQDWLHVFQAWSGPERLLALDELIDTCESNQVKHMMQVIEPQFQRDFISLLPKELALYVLTFLEPRDLMRAAQACSYWRILAEDNLLWREKCREDGIDEPLVVKRRQTLRPGFLLSPWKSAYVRQHRIETNWRTGDITSPKVLKGHDDHVITCLQFCGDLIVSGSDDNTLKVWSALTGKCLRTLVGHTGGVWSSQMDGSVVISGSTDRTLKVWDAETGECVHTLYGHTSTVRCMHLHNKQVVSGSRDATLRLWDVVSGECLHVLTGHVAAVRCVQYDGRRVVSGGYDFMVKVWDPETETCLHTLQGHTNRVYSLQFDGAYVVSGSLDTSIRVWDVETGGCVHTLTGHQSLTSGMELKNNILVSGNADSTVRVWDIRSGQCLHTLQGPHKHQSAVTCLQFSRSLVMSSSDDGTVKLWSLVTGEWLRDLVALQSGGSGGVVWRIRASNTRLVAAVGSRNGTEETKLMVLDFDLTDSHE; encoded by the exons ATGGGTTTCTACGGCTCGTTGAAGCTCATCTTCTATAAA atgaagaggaagttggACCATGGGCCAGACATTAGACCATTCCATTCAGGGAAGAAACACTGCAAAGGCCCTGACTACCTCAG tccCTCCAGTCTTGTTCCATTCCAGACCACGCCCACTACCTTTGGGGACCTGCGGGCAGCCAATGGGCATTCAGCTCAGCGACGACGTGTCACCTCGGGGCCGCCCCCTTCCGGGCTTCAGGACTGGCTGCATGTCTTTCAG GCGTGGAGCGGTCCTGAGCGGCTACTGGCTCTGGATGAGTTGATTGATACCTGTGAGTCCAATCAGGTGAAACACATGATGCAGGTCATCGAGCCTCAGTTCCAACGGGACTTCATCTCCCTGCTGCCCAAAGag CTGGCTCTGTACGTCTTGACGTTCCTGGAGCCCAGAGATCTGATGCGTGCAGCTCAGGCCTGCTCCTATTGGAGGATCCTGGCCGAGGACAACCTGCTTTGGAGGGAAAAGTGTCGGGAAGAtg GAATTGACGAGCCCCTAGTGGTTAAGAGGAGGCAGACGCTGAGACCTGGTTTCCTCCTTTCACCCTGGAAGAGTGCCTATGTCCGACAGCACCGCATCGAGACCAACTGGAGGACTGGGGACATCACATCACCCAAG GTGTTGAAAGGTCATGACGATCATGTGATCACCTGTCTGCAGTTCTGTGGGGATCTCATAGTCAGTGGGTCCGATGACAACACACTGAAAGTCTGGTCCGCTCTCACTGGCAAG TGTCTGCGTACGTTGGTGGGCCACACTGGAGGGGTGTGGTCCAGTCAGATGGACGGGAGCGTGGTGATCAGTGGCTCCACCGACCGGACCCTGAAGGTGTGGGACGCCGAGACCGGGGAGTGTGTCCACACGCTGTACGGGCACACCTCCACTGTTCGATGCATGCATCTGCACAACAAACA GGTGGTGAGCGGCAGCCGGGACGCCACGCTGCGTCTCTGGGACGTGGTGTCAGGCGAGTGTCTCCACGTGCTGACGGGTCACGTGGCGGCGGTTCGCTGCGTGCAGTACGACGGCCGCAGGGTGGTCAGCGGCGGTTACGACTTCATGGTGAAAGTCTGGGACCCCGAGACGGAGACATGTTTACACACCCTGCAGGGCCACACCAACAGAGTCTACTCCCTGCAG TTTGACGGAGCGTACGTGGTCAGTGGCTCTCTGGACACCTCCATCAGAGTTTGGGACGTGGAGACCGGGGGCTGTGTCCACACGCTCACCGGCCACCAGTCGCTGACCAGCGGGATGGAACTGAAGAACAACATCCTGGTCTCGGGGAACGCCGACTCGACCGTCCGGGTCTGGGATATACGAAGTGGACAGTGTCTTCACACGCTACAAG GACCCCATAAGCACCAGTCAGCCGTCACGTGCCTCCAGTTCTCCCGTTCTCTGGTGATGTCCTCGTCAGATGACGGCACGGTGAAGCTCTGGAGCCTGGTCACGGGGGAGTGGCTTCGGGACCTGGTGGCTCTGCAGAGTGGGGGCTCCGGGGGTGTGGTCTGGAGGATCAG GGCATCTAACACCCGGCTGGTCGCTGCGGTTGGCAGTCGCAACgggactgaggagaccaagCTCATGGTGCTGGACTTTGACCTCACTGACAGCCACGAGTGA